The following proteins come from a genomic window of Corallococcus sp. NCRR:
- a CDS encoding peptidylprolyl isomerase has translation MGRTDLRRADVELFASQRAPEAGGIQAQLDGLIDRQRLAEEADSRGLDDRPDVRARLAAARREVLAQALVEEQLQGATEDKALRERYAAQKDALSRREIHVRHILVRLPQGADQAEQRRARDRVNLLYARILGGEAFDNVARESSQDEVSAPRGGDLGPVLEGQVHPAFFEAAAALKPEEVGKPFETPYGLHIVQAISPVETRVPSFEEARGRLAAEARREAEARWMKDLRERVSVERFAQAMRPLETAAPDAGTEATQGETSR, from the coding sequence GTGGGCCGTACCGACCTGCGGCGCGCGGACGTGGAGCTCTTCGCGTCCCAGCGTGCGCCGGAGGCTGGCGGCATCCAGGCCCAGCTCGACGGGCTCATCGACCGGCAGCGGCTCGCGGAGGAGGCGGACTCGCGCGGTCTGGATGACCGCCCGGATGTCCGCGCGCGGCTCGCGGCGGCCCGGCGCGAGGTGCTCGCCCAGGCGCTGGTGGAGGAGCAGCTCCAGGGGGCCACGGAGGACAAGGCGCTGCGCGAGCGCTACGCGGCCCAGAAGGACGCGCTGTCCCGCCGGGAGATCCACGTCCGGCACATCCTGGTCCGCCTGCCCCAGGGCGCGGACCAGGCCGAGCAGCGCAGGGCCCGCGACCGCGTCAACCTCCTCTATGCCCGCATCCTGGGCGGTGAGGCGTTCGACAATGTGGCGCGCGAGTCCAGCCAGGACGAGGTCTCCGCGCCGCGCGGCGGGGACCTGGGGCCGGTGCTCGAAGGGCAGGTGCACCCCGCCTTCTTCGAGGCCGCCGCGGCGCTGAAGCCGGAGGAGGTGGGCAAGCCCTTCGAGACGCCCTACGGCCTCCACATCGTCCAGGCGATTTCGCCGGTGGAGACGCGGGTGCCCTCGTTCGAGGAGGCCCGGGGCCGGCTGGCGGCGGAGGCTCGCCGTGAGGCGGAAGCGCGGTGGATGAAGGACCTGCGGGAGCGCGTGTCGGTGGAGCGCTTTGCCCAGGCGATGCGTCCGTTGGAAACGGCCGCACCGGATGCGGGGACGGAAGCAACGCAGGGGGAGACGTCGCGATGA